The Apium graveolens cultivar Ventura chromosome 11, ASM990537v1, whole genome shotgun sequence genome has a window encoding:
- the LOC141698645 gene encoding uncharacterized protein LOC141698645, translating to MIEAELAKLILVEAVILLALSYKTVIRKPIKRALNRLINVQNPYILRVVFIIGSLFLALSIFSLIIIHLRSIREASIDDQLIRFHKLLQASLLGILLFLSMLIYKFHHLMRARTSLNKISKVEEKQLEDWKHIIAVQARELESEIGKLRAGLEKLESEYLRKSSEAEAREAVVSDLKKQSEGFNLEYDRALEYNQTLRNQLQSIDQSFLEDKQESSSWTGLKDSIMRDGLSLLSPWRILEPNNDRSEECSDNNSRCYQISLSGTSVPSSPRHRPRRPIYQH from the exons ATGATAGAGGCTGAACTAGCTAAACTCATATTGGTGGAGGCCGTTATTCTACTCGCTCTTTCTTACAAAACTGTAATTCGAAAGCCTATTAAACGAGCTTTGAATCGCCTTATAAATGTTCAAAATCCTTATATTTTACGAGTTGTGTTCATCATTGGCTCCTTATTTCTGGCTCTCTCAATCTTCTCTCTTATTATAATTCATCTCCGTTCGATTCGCGAAGCTTCTATAGATGACCAGCTTATTCGATTCCATAAATTGCTCCAAGCTTCTCTATTAG GCATCTTGCTTTTTCTTTCAATGTTGATATACAAATTTCATCATCTAATGAGAGCAAGGACTTCACTTAATAAGATCTCGAAGGTTGAAGAAAAGCAACTCGAGGACTGGAAACATATCATTGCAGTACAAGCCCGTGAGTTAGAGAGCGAGATCGGTAAACTGAGAGCAGGGCTTGAGAAGCTGGAGTCTGAATATCTGAGAAAATCTAGTGAGGCTGAGGCCAGAGAAGCTGTCGTATCAGACCTTAAAAAACAGTCTGAAGGATTTAACCTTGAGTATGACCGTGCGCTCGAGTACAATCAAACCCTTCGTAACCAATTGCAGTCAATAGATCAGTCATTTTTAGAGGATAAACAAGAATCATCAAGTTGGACTGGTCTTAAAGATAGCATTATGAGAGATGGATTAAGTTTACTATCCCCATGGAGAATCCTTGAACCCAACAATGATAGATCAGAAGAATGTTCTGATAACAACTCCAGATGCTATCAGATTTCACTTTCTGGTACTTCTGTGCCGTCTTCACCAAGACATCGCCCCCGGAGACCAATCTATCAGCACTAG